A genome region from Pantanalinema sp. includes the following:
- a CDS encoding bifunctional nuclease family protein → MVEMTLSGVILEPKTKSPIVVLKDEDEQRALLIWVGEPEANAILLAHEGIKTPRPLTHDLFRDALEALAAPIKEVRINDMRESTYFAELELEVAGETRVIDARPSDAIAMALRFGAPIFVAEKVMADSAVPINQNRDEEEEAEQFKKFLENVKPSDFGKFGGQS, encoded by the coding sequence ATGGTGGAAATGACGCTCTCGGGGGTCATCCTCGAGCCGAAGACCAAGTCCCCCATCGTGGTGCTCAAGGACGAGGACGAGCAGCGCGCCCTGCTCATCTGGGTGGGCGAGCCCGAGGCCAACGCCATCCTGCTCGCGCACGAGGGGATCAAGACCCCGCGCCCGCTGACCCACGACCTCTTCCGCGACGCCCTCGAAGCCCTCGCGGCCCCGATCAAAGAGGTGCGCATCAACGACATGCGCGAGAGCACCTACTTCGCCGAGCTCGAGCTCGAGGTGGCGGGCGAGACCCGGGTGATCGACGCGCGGCCGAGTGACGCCATCGCCATGGCCCTGCGCTTCGGCGCCCCCATCTTCGTGGCCGAGAAGGTCATGGCCGACAGCGCGGTCCCGATCAACCAGAATCGCGACGAGGAGGAAGAGGCCGAGCAGTTCAAGAAGTTCCTCGAGAACGTGAAGCCCAGCGATTTCGGGAAGTTCGGCGGGCAGTCCTAG
- a CDS encoding cyclodeaminase/cyclohydrolase family protein, which produces MEHLENLPSYRYPVEDLLKELAEVPPPGACGAASWLCAIASALVAKVARMTIGREGFEPVEEEMRRILARATTIGDQSEELIDQDPTVMNRLAAAAALPLTTPEEQDLRHTLVQSALKNAAQAPMLIAQNGQEIFNLAESVFRYGVPSGATEAILAVRTAVAAIDGALLAGLAKAAKIEDEAFTAELREKAIAIRSHVKATETALMDRAMTRHLLNSEGLGASNA; this is translated from the coding sequence TTGGAACATCTGGAGAACCTGCCCTCGTACCGCTACCCGGTCGAGGACCTGCTCAAGGAGCTGGCCGAGGTGCCCCCCCCCGGCGCCTGCGGCGCTGCCTCGTGGCTTTGCGCCATCGCTTCGGCCCTGGTGGCCAAGGTGGCCCGCATGACCATCGGTCGCGAGGGCTTCGAGCCGGTCGAGGAGGAGATGCGTCGCATCCTGGCGCGCGCGACCACCATCGGCGATCAGAGCGAGGAGCTCATCGACCAGGACCCCACCGTGATGAACCGCCTGGCGGCGGCGGCGGCCCTGCCGCTGACCACCCCGGAAGAGCAGGATCTCCGCCACACCCTGGTGCAGAGCGCGCTCAAGAACGCGGCCCAGGCGCCCATGCTCATCGCCCAGAACGGCCAGGAGATCTTCAACCTGGCCGAGTCCGTCTTCCGCTACGGGGTGCCCAGCGGCGCCACCGAGGCCATCCTCGCGGTCCGCACCGCCGTGGCCGCCATCGACGGGGCGCTGCTCGCGGGCCTCGCCAAGGCCGCCAAGATCGAGGACGAGGCCTTCACTGCCGAGCTGCGCGAGAAGGCGATCGCCATCCGCTCCCACGTCAAGGCCACCGAGACCGCCCTGATGGACCGGGCCATGACCCGGCATTTGTTGAACAGCGAGGGGCTCGGGGCGTCCAACGCCTAG
- the hisC gene encoding histidinol-phosphate transaminase, whose product MNPHPITRTQLVPRNIEQLVPYKAGKPIEEVQREYGLERVYKLASNENPLGPSPKALDAIRETLSHLHLYPDAAGFALRSGLAETYKVKPENVILGAGSEGILATIVRTFLHGNEEVLTSEGTFIGFMVLAKAQGVPIVTTPLKDYAYDLDAMIRAITPWTKLVYLANPNNPTGTHFNRETFERFLAAVPPHVIIVLDEAYYEFVGDGYDYPDSMLYRADNVITLRTFSKAYGLAGIRIGYGLGHESLISQISKVKLPFEAGAPAQAAGLAALGDHAFLARTLENNRQGLAMLRAGFERLGVKHVPSVTNFIMLDLGTEDEVTRIYEALLTRGIIVRPLKGFGLPHCLRVSVGLPEENEAFLKAFTELVG is encoded by the coding sequence ATGAATCCCCACCCCATCACCCGCACCCAGCTCGTGCCTCGCAACATCGAGCAGCTCGTCCCCTACAAGGCGGGCAAGCCCATCGAAGAGGTGCAGCGTGAGTACGGCCTCGAGCGGGTCTACAAGCTCGCCTCGAACGAGAACCCGCTCGGTCCCTCGCCCAAGGCCCTCGACGCCATTCGCGAGACCCTCTCTCACCTTCACCTCTACCCGGACGCCGCGGGCTTCGCCCTGCGCTCGGGCCTTGCCGAGACGTACAAGGTCAAGCCCGAGAACGTCATCCTGGGCGCCGGGTCGGAAGGCATCCTCGCGACCATCGTGCGGACCTTCCTCCACGGCAACGAGGAGGTCCTGACCTCCGAGGGGACGTTCATCGGCTTCATGGTGCTCGCCAAGGCGCAGGGCGTGCCCATCGTGACGACCCCGCTCAAGGACTACGCCTACGACCTGGACGCCATGATCCGGGCGATCACGCCCTGGACGAAGCTGGTCTACCTGGCCAACCCCAACAACCCGACGGGGACCCACTTCAACCGCGAGACCTTCGAGCGCTTCCTGGCGGCGGTGCCCCCCCACGTCATCATCGTCCTCGACGAGGCGTACTACGAGTTCGTGGGAGACGGCTACGACTACCCCGACTCGATGCTCTACCGGGCGGACAACGTCATCACCCTGCGGACCTTCTCGAAGGCCTACGGCCTTGCCGGCATCCGCATCGGTTACGGCCTCGGCCACGAGAGCCTCATCTCGCAGATCTCCAAGGTCAAGCTCCCCTTCGAGGCGGGGGCCCCCGCCCAGGCCGCGGGCCTCGCGGCCCTGGGCGATCACGCGTTCCTCGCGCGGACCCTCGAGAACAACCGTCAGGGTCTCGCCATGCTGCGCGCGGGCTTCGAGCGCCTGGGCGTCAAGCACGTTCCGAGCGTCACCAACTTCATCATGCTCGATCTGGGCACCGAGGACGAGGTGACGCGGATCTACGAGGCGCTCTTGACCCGGGGCATCATCGTGCGCCCACTGAAGGGCTTCGGCTTGCCGCACTGCCTGCGGGTGAGCGTGGGCCTGCCGGAAGAGAACGAGGCCTTCCTGAAGGCCTTCACGGAGCTGGTGGGCTAG
- the kynA gene encoding tryptophan 2,3-dioxygenase produces MNKRELEKGIELDLRDRMTYAGYLCLDQLLGAQKPLSDPMHHDEMLFIIQHQTSELWMKLILHELQAAIAFIRDDKLDPCFKVLTRVKNIQAQLFDQWGVLATLTPSEYAEFRGVLGNASGFQSPQYRAIEFILGNKNADMIQVFSYAPEWHALLSEILHAPSLYDEFLRYLGRRGLAVPEECLERDWSQPYRRNEQLIPVFKQIYEDPQRYWDAYEMCEKLVDVEEQFQLWRFRHMRTVMRTIGFKRGTGGSSGVGFLQRALDLTFFPELFDVRTEIGAR; encoded by the coding sequence ATGAATAAGCGAGAGTTGGAAAAGGGCATCGAACTCGATCTTCGCGATCGCATGACCTACGCGGGCTACCTCTGCCTGGACCAGTTGCTGGGGGCCCAGAAGCCCCTGAGCGACCCCATGCACCACGACGAGATGCTGTTCATCATCCAGCACCAGACCTCGGAGCTGTGGATGAAGCTCATCCTGCACGAGCTGCAGGCGGCGATCGCCTTCATCCGGGACGACAAGCTCGACCCCTGCTTCAAGGTGCTGACGCGCGTCAAGAACATCCAGGCGCAGCTCTTCGACCAGTGGGGGGTGCTCGCGACCCTCACCCCCAGCGAGTACGCGGAGTTCCGCGGCGTGCTGGGCAACGCCTCCGGCTTCCAGTCCCCGCAGTACCGGGCCATCGAGTTCATCCTCGGCAACAAGAACGCCGACATGATCCAGGTCTTCAGCTACGCGCCCGAGTGGCACGCGCTCCTGAGCGAGATCCTTCATGCGCCGAGCCTCTATGACGAGTTCCTGCGCTACCTCGGCCGCCGCGGCCTGGCCGTGCCCGAGGAGTGCCTCGAGCGGGACTGGTCGCAGCCCTACCGGCGCAACGAGCAGCTGATCCCCGTGTTCAAGCAGATCTACGAGGATCCCCAGCGCTACTGGGACGCCTACGAGATGTGCGAGAAGCTGGTGGACGTGGAGGAGCAGTTCCAGCTCTGGCGCTTCCGGCACATGCGGACCGTCATGCGGACCATCGGCTTCAAGCGCGGCACCGGCGGCTCGTCGGGCGTCGGCTTCCTGCAGCGCGCCCTCGACCTCACCTTCTTCCCGGAGCTCTTCGACGTCCGCACGGAGATCGGAGCCCGATGA
- a CDS encoding aminotransferase class V-fold PLP-dependent enzyme, with amino-acid sequence MIRAAVHALGPGPLSEQALVDHVHPLFSRALSRSEIYLANHSLGRPLDRTAADVQEALDAWYRDLNGAWDPWVEAITAYRARLAHLINAPRPDSVVPKTSAGQGLRAVLNTFDRPIRVVTTRGEFDSLDFILKVYRQHGRLELVYVEPDAEGRFHVDDLLAAIDQRTDLVVVSQVMFVSGQVVTGLDRLVKGAHAHGAKVLIDLYHAVGAMPVDVAALDTDFAVGGCYKYLRGGTGACYLYVHPRHLDGALTTLDTGWFAKREPFGYQRPEVPLFGEGGDAFLESTPAILPIYQAKAGLELVCELGPSRIRTYSLHQQSILVGALSERGIEARGAREDQGAFVVFSHPRAVEIAKRLMARGVNTDARHTSLRLCPDVANTADELRIAAEKLAETIQSL; translated from the coding sequence ATGATCAGGGCCGCCGTCCATGCCCTGGGCCCCGGTCCGCTGAGCGAGCAGGCGCTGGTCGACCACGTTCATCCGCTGTTCTCTCGCGCGCTCTCGCGTTCCGAGATCTACCTGGCCAACCACTCGCTCGGACGTCCCTTGGATCGGACCGCCGCGGACGTGCAAGAGGCCCTCGACGCGTGGTACCGGGACCTGAACGGCGCATGGGATCCGTGGGTCGAGGCCATCACGGCCTACCGCGCGCGTCTTGCGCACCTCATCAACGCGCCCCGGCCGGACAGCGTGGTCCCCAAGACCAGCGCGGGACAGGGCCTGCGCGCGGTGCTCAACACCTTCGATCGCCCCATCCGGGTGGTCACCACCCGCGGCGAGTTCGACTCCCTCGACTTCATCCTCAAGGTCTACCGGCAGCACGGCCGCCTGGAGCTGGTCTACGTGGAGCCCGACGCCGAGGGCCGGTTCCATGTCGATGATCTCCTGGCTGCGATCGACCAGCGCACGGACCTGGTGGTCGTCTCGCAGGTCATGTTCGTCTCGGGCCAGGTCGTGACGGGACTCGATCGCCTCGTGAAGGGCGCCCATGCCCACGGCGCGAAGGTGCTCATCGACCTCTACCATGCCGTCGGCGCCATGCCGGTGGACGTGGCGGCCCTCGACACCGACTTCGCCGTCGGGGGGTGCTACAAGTACCTGCGCGGCGGCACCGGGGCCTGCTACTTGTACGTTCACCCCCGTCACCTGGACGGTGCCCTGACGACCCTCGACACGGGCTGGTTCGCCAAGCGCGAGCCCTTCGGCTACCAGCGCCCCGAGGTTCCCCTGTTCGGCGAGGGGGGAGATGCGTTCCTCGAGTCGACGCCGGCGATCCTGCCGATCTACCAGGCCAAGGCCGGGCTGGAGCTGGTGTGCGAGCTGGGTCCCTCGCGAATCCGGACCTACTCGCTGCACCAGCAGTCGATCCTGGTCGGGGCGCTTTCCGAGCGCGGCATCGAGGCCCGTGGCGCGCGCGAGGACCAGGGCGCCTTCGTGGTTTTCTCGCACCCCCGGGCGGTCGAGATCGCCAAGCGCCTCATGGCGCGGGGGGTCAACACGGACGCGCGCCACACGTCGCTCAGGCTCTGCCCCGACGTGGCGAACACCGCCGATGAGCTGCGAATCGCGGCCGAAAAGCTAGCCGAAACGATTCAATCCCTGTAA
- a CDS encoding DUF559 domain-containing protein yields MDLTPRAKELRHNLTDAERKRWRALRFESLGAKFRRQVPLGNYIVDFVCLDVSLIVEVDGSQHLENEYDRQRDAWLGDQGFRVLRFWNNEVLGNLDGVVETIRNLIGSPHP; encoded by the coding sequence ATGGACCTCACGCCAAGAGCAAAAGAACTCCGCCACAATCTCACCGACGCTGAGCGCAAGCGCTGGCGCGCCCTGCGCTTCGAGAGTCTCGGCGCCAAGTTCAGGCGCCAGGTCCCGCTTGGGAACTACATCGTTGATTTCGTCTGCCTCGATGTGTCCTTGATCGTCGAGGTGGATGGCAGTCAGCACCTGGAAAACGAATACGACCGCCAGCGTGACGCGTGGCTCGGTGATCAGGGCTTTCGCGTGCTGAGATTCTGGAACAACGAGGTGCTCGGCAATCTCGACGGGGTGGTGGAAACCATAAGGAACTTGATTGGATCCCCCCACCCCTAA
- a CDS encoding class II fructose-bisphosphate aldolase: MPLVNATPILQAALKGRYAIGAFNAHNMEFVQGIIRAAEDLSAPVFLQVSARAIHYAGLRSMASMVRAAAQEARVPVAMHLDHGDFDLNLKSLVAGFTSLMFDGSALPFAVNVEETRRIVEAAHVMGIPVEGELGHSGGKPNDVVGNASDYTDPDAAERFVTLTGVDSLAVTVGAIPKLLEKRPQLDIERISAIRHAAGVPLVLHHSSSIPDDEVREAVAQGICKISVASELNRAFTDALRQAAAKDPDQIDPRPMLGAGRAAISEVVREKIRLYGSAGKADEVASGAIAAR, encoded by the coding sequence ATGCCGCTCGTCAACGCCACACCGATCCTTCAGGCCGCGCTCAAAGGCCGCTACGCCATCGGGGCCTTCAACGCCCACAACATGGAGTTCGTCCAGGGCATCATCCGGGCGGCCGAGGACCTCTCGGCCCCGGTGTTCCTCCAGGTCTCGGCGCGGGCCATCCACTACGCCGGCCTGCGATCCATGGCCTCCATGGTCCGCGCCGCCGCCCAGGAGGCCCGCGTCCCGGTCGCCATGCACCTGGACCACGGCGACTTCGACCTCAACCTCAAGAGCCTGGTCGCGGGCTTCACCTCCTTGATGTTCGACGGCTCGGCCCTGCCCTTCGCCGTCAACGTCGAGGAGACGCGCCGCATCGTCGAGGCCGCGCACGTCATGGGGATCCCGGTCGAAGGGGAGCTGGGCCACTCGGGCGGCAAGCCCAACGACGTGGTGGGCAACGCCTCGGACTACACCGACCCCGACGCCGCCGAGCGCTTCGTCACCCTCACCGGGGTGGACAGCCTCGCCGTCACCGTGGGGGCCATCCCCAAGCTCCTCGAGAAGCGGCCGCAGCTCGACATCGAGCGCATCAGCGCCATCCGCCACGCCGCGGGGGTGCCCCTGGTGCTTCACCACTCCTCGAGCATCCCCGACGACGAGGTCCGCGAGGCCGTCGCGCAGGGCATCTGCAAGATCTCGGTCGCCTCCGAGCTGAACCGCGCCTTCACCGACGCCCTGCGCCAGGCGGCCGCCAAGGACCCCGACCAGATCGACCCGCGGCCCATGCTGGGCGCCGGCCGCGCCGCGATCAGCGAGGTGGTCCGCGAGAAGATCCGCCTCTACGGTTCGGCCGGCAAGGCCGACGAGGTCGCGTCGGGTGCGATCGCGGCGCGCTGA
- a CDS encoding SIS domain-containing protein produces MHGEHTIREIFAQPDLWQRVREGLGAELDSFSFDEGQEVIFTGCGSSYHLAETGANLFSQWTGLRARFVPASELVLYPELTFRDRDRVALVALSRTGTTSEVLQAVEAFRERRAQGRVAGPLYGVTCTGESPLAGACDRALLIPAREASVVMTQAFTGTLLALALWALAVRPDAERAAALAAAVRQAEAPLRQSDALKAVAELPVKHFVFLGGGLLHAIAREGALKLQEMALEPSAIAYHALEYRHGPKSTVGPDTLVTMLLTGVGASYEAVLLDELKGLGARTLVIAGADQAAIAARADHHFLCDAGLAAGALEAPSDASRALLYTPILQLLAYHRSVRNGADPDAPRHLSRSVIL; encoded by the coding sequence TTGCACGGCGAGCATACCATTCGCGAGATCTTCGCTCAGCCCGACCTCTGGCAGCGCGTCAGGGAGGGCCTCGGCGCCGAGCTGGACTCTTTCTCCTTCGACGAGGGGCAGGAGGTCATCTTCACCGGCTGCGGCAGCTCGTATCACCTCGCCGAGACGGGGGCCAACCTCTTTTCGCAGTGGACGGGCCTGCGCGCGCGCTTCGTGCCCGCTTCCGAGCTCGTCCTCTACCCCGAGCTCACCTTCCGAGACCGTGATCGCGTCGCGCTGGTCGCCCTCTCGCGCACCGGCACCACCTCCGAGGTGCTGCAGGCGGTCGAGGCCTTTCGCGAGCGCCGGGCCCAGGGTCGCGTCGCGGGCCCCCTCTATGGCGTCACCTGCACCGGCGAGAGCCCCCTGGCCGGGGCGTGCGATCGCGCCCTCCTCATCCCCGCGCGCGAAGCCAGCGTGGTCATGACCCAGGCCTTCACGGGGACCCTGCTCGCGCTCGCGCTGTGGGCCCTGGCCGTGCGGCCCGATGCCGAGCGCGCGGCGGCCCTTGCCGCGGCCGTGCGCCAAGCCGAGGCCCCGTTGCGCCAGAGCGATGCCCTGAAGGCCGTGGCGGAGCTTCCGGTGAAGCACTTCGTCTTCCTGGGCGGGGGCCTGCTGCATGCGATCGCGCGCGAAGGGGCCCTCAAGCTCCAGGAGATGGCCCTCGAGCCCTCGGCTATCGCCTACCACGCCCTGGAGTACCGCCACGGCCCCAAGTCCACGGTGGGGCCCGACACCCTGGTGACCATGCTGCTGACGGGCGTGGGCGCCTCCTACGAGGCCGTCCTCCTCGACGAGCTCAAGGGCCTCGGGGCGCGGACGCTCGTCATCGCAGGGGCCGACCAGGCCGCAATCGCCGCGCGGGCCGATCATCACTTCCTCTGTGACGCGGGGTTGGCCGCAGGCGCTCTCGAGGCGCCCAGCGACGCGTCGCGCGCCCTGCTCTACACCCCCATCCTTCAGCTCCTGGCTTATCACCGCTCGGTGCGCAACGGGGCCGACCCCGACGCGCCGCGTCACCTCAGTCGATCCGTCATCCTCTGA
- a CDS encoding enoyl-CoA hydratase-related protein encodes MEAKTYENILVTREGRVGVVTLNRPKALNALSPELLGELVEALDAFDRDDAIGAMVLAGSERAFAAGADIKVMAEASMVEMSQHAFLAVWDRVAHMQKPVIAAVSGFALGGGAELMMMCDMVVASETTRIGLPEVSLGVIPGAGGTQRLTRALGKVLAMEMVLTGRQLDAQEALSRGLVNRVVPAELFLEEAMKLASDIAGRAPVAVRLGKESINRAFDTFLSQGLAFERKNFCMLFGTEDQKEGMRAFVEKRPATWKGK; translated from the coding sequence ATGGAAGCAAAGACGTACGAGAACATCCTGGTGACGCGCGAAGGACGGGTGGGGGTCGTCACCCTCAATCGCCCCAAGGCCCTCAACGCCCTCTCGCCCGAGCTCCTGGGCGAGCTGGTCGAGGCCCTCGACGCCTTCGACCGCGACGACGCCATCGGAGCGATGGTCCTCGCGGGCAGCGAGCGCGCCTTCGCTGCAGGCGCGGACATCAAGGTCATGGCCGAGGCCTCGATGGTCGAGATGAGCCAGCATGCGTTCCTCGCGGTGTGGGACCGCGTCGCCCACATGCAGAAGCCCGTGATCGCCGCCGTGAGCGGCTTCGCCCTGGGCGGCGGCGCCGAGCTCATGATGATGTGCGACATGGTCGTCGCCTCCGAGACCACCCGGATCGGCCTGCCCGAGGTCAGCCTCGGGGTCATCCCCGGCGCCGGCGGCACCCAGCGCCTGACCCGCGCGCTCGGCAAGGTGCTCGCGATGGAGATGGTCCTCACCGGCCGCCAGCTCGACGCCCAGGAGGCCCTCTCCCGGGGGCTCGTCAACCGCGTCGTGCCCGCGGAGCTCTTCCTCGAAGAGGCCATGAAGCTCGCCTCCGACATCGCGGGCCGCGCGCCCGTCGCCGTCCGACTGGGCAAGGAGAGCATCAACAGGGCCTTCGACACCTTCCTCTCGCAGGGGCTCGCCTTCGAGCGCAAGAACTTCTGCATGCTCTTCGGCACCGAGGACCAGAAGGAGGGCATGCGCGCCTTCGTCGAGAAGCGCCCCGCCACCTGGAAGGGCAAGTAG
- a CDS encoding enoyl-CoA hydratase-related protein, protein MYETIAYEVLDARVARISLERPDVLNAMTDRMKRELLDAFKRADKDPAVRAVVLTGSGRGFCSGQDLADASKSETGLGDNLRELYNPLILQMRQMNKPIVGAVNGVAAGAGMSLALACDLRLAADNASFIEVFVRIGLVPDAGSTWLLPRLVGLAKAFELAALGDKVDAQEALRLGLVNRVVPADRLEAEALALASRLAEAPTRAIGLMKRAFERAYDHSLGDQLDYEAHLQEIAGRTQDFKEGVSAFIAKRPPAFTGQ, encoded by the coding sequence ATGTACGAGACCATCGCCTACGAGGTCCTGGACGCTCGCGTCGCCAGGATCTCGCTCGAGCGGCCCGACGTCCTCAACGCCATGACCGACCGCATGAAGCGCGAGCTGCTCGACGCCTTCAAGCGCGCCGACAAGGACCCCGCGGTCCGCGCCGTGGTCCTGACGGGAAGCGGCCGCGGCTTCTGCTCGGGGCAGGACCTGGCGGACGCGAGCAAGTCCGAGACGGGCCTCGGCGACAACCTGCGCGAGCTCTACAACCCGCTCATCCTCCAGATGCGCCAGATGAACAAGCCCATCGTCGGGGCCGTCAACGGGGTCGCGGCGGGGGCGGGAATGAGCCTCGCGCTCGCCTGCGACCTGCGCCTGGCAGCCGACAACGCCTCGTTCATCGAGGTCTTCGTCCGGATCGGCCTGGTGCCCGACGCCGGCAGCACCTGGCTGCTGCCCCGCCTGGTCGGGCTCGCCAAGGCCTTCGAGCTCGCGGCGCTCGGCGACAAGGTGGACGCCCAGGAGGCCCTGCGCCTCGGGCTGGTCAACCGGGTGGTGCCCGCGGATCGGCTCGAAGCCGAGGCCCTCGCGCTCGCCTCGCGCCTCGCCGAGGCCCCCACCAGGGCCATCGGCCTGATGAAGCGTGCCTTCGAGCGCGCCTACGACCACTCGCTCGGCGACCAGCTGGACTACGAGGCCCACCTGCAGGAGATCGCCGGCCGCACCCAGGATTTCAAGGAAGGCGTCAGCGCCTTTATCGCCAAGCGTCCCCCCGCGTTCACGGGTCAGTAG
- a CDS encoding VOC family protein — MIKETPMVKSIQSVLIFVSDMDRSVAFYRDVLGFSVLSSNPAITEFEMGAMTFGLQYMPAEARKNGMAVTIDFAVDDIQAMIEKLEAKGVAFVAKELDQPFNKLAKFQDPDGNLLGFIEQTS; from the coding sequence ATGATCAAGGAGACCCCCATGGTGAAGAGCATCCAGAGCGTCCTTATCTTCGTGAGCGACATGGATCGCTCGGTCGCGTTCTACCGCGACGTGCTGGGCTTCAGCGTCCTCTCGTCCAACCCGGCCATCACCGAGTTCGAGATGGGCGCGATGACCTTCGGCCTTCAGTACATGCCCGCCGAGGCGCGCAAGAACGGCATGGCCGTCACCATCGACTTCGCGGTGGACGACATCCAGGCGATGATCGAGAAGCTGGAGGCCAAGGGCGTCGCCTTCGTCGCCAAGGAGCTGGACCAGCCCTTCAACAAGCTCGCCAAGTTCCAGGATCCGGACGGCAACCTGCTCGGCTTCATCGAGCAGACGAGCTAG
- a CDS encoding cysteine dioxygenase family protein: MPTSTPLSWDQFLAEAARHTPETFGLSELTALVERLVLTPDLFEGRIQFCPDAYARNLLFKNDLFEAVCMCWQDDQRTSVHNHGRSFGMVVIVEGRMREEIFRRVEGDRLALAHTRDLQPDSGIAGAPVEMIHRLGNAGGPGSRLVSLHFYAGPLDEMDVFDLETGTAYRKPMRYLSDGDLPPTS; encoded by the coding sequence ATGCCGACCTCCACCCCGTTGAGCTGGGATCAGTTTCTCGCCGAGGCGGCGCGCCACACCCCCGAGACCTTCGGCCTGAGCGAGCTGACGGCCCTGGTTGAGAGGCTCGTCCTCACCCCCGACCTCTTCGAGGGCCGGATTCAGTTCTGCCCGGACGCCTACGCCCGCAACCTCCTGTTCAAGAACGACCTCTTCGAGGCGGTCTGCATGTGCTGGCAGGACGACCAGCGCACCAGCGTCCACAACCACGGCCGATCCTTCGGGATGGTGGTGATCGTCGAGGGCCGCATGCGCGAGGAGATCTTCCGCCGGGTCGAGGGCGATCGCCTCGCCCTGGCCCACACCCGCGACCTGCAGCCGGACTCCGGCATCGCCGGAGCCCCGGTCGAGATGATCCACCGCCTGGGCAACGCCGGCGGCCCCGGCTCGCGCCTCGTCTCGCTGCACTTCTACGCCGGCCCCCTCGACGAGATGGACGTCTTCGACCTGGAGACCGGCACGGCCTACCGCAAGCCCATGCGCTACCTCAGCGACGGCGACCTGCCGCCGACGAGCTGA
- the cysK gene encoding cysteine synthase A produces MANIAPSITERFGKTPLVELKKLQTGTRARVVGKVEFYNPSSSVKDRIGIAMVADAEAKGLIAPGRTTLIEPTSGNTGVALAMVAAAKGYKLVLTMPETMSLERRALLKAYGAQLVLTEGAKGMKGAIAAAEELLAGTPDAHILGQFDNPSNPRIHEETTAREIWEDTDGQVDYVISGVGTGGTITGIYRALHPLKAGLRYVAVEPSESPVLAGGASGTHKIAGIGAGFVPGVFDQTLLAGLRDRSLGEIMGVSSADAMEVARRVSREEGILVGISSGAAVAAALELARRPEAEGKLIVVVLPSCGERYLSTPLYNFEATGATTGK; encoded by the coding sequence ATGGCGAACATCGCCCCCAGCATCACCGAGCGCTTCGGCAAGACCCCCCTGGTCGAGCTCAAGAAGCTCCAGACCGGCACGCGCGCCCGCGTCGTGGGCAAGGTCGAGTTCTACAACCCCTCCAGCTCGGTCAAGGACCGCATCGGGATCGCGATGGTCGCCGACGCCGAGGCCAAGGGCCTGATCGCTCCCGGCCGCACGACCCTCATCGAGCCGACGAGCGGGAACACCGGCGTGGCCCTCGCCATGGTGGCCGCGGCCAAAGGCTACAAGCTCGTCCTGACCATGCCCGAGACCATGTCCCTGGAGCGCCGGGCGCTGCTCAAGGCCTACGGGGCGCAGCTCGTCCTGACCGAGGGCGCCAAGGGCATGAAGGGCGCCATCGCCGCGGCCGAGGAGCTGCTCGCCGGGACCCCGGACGCCCACATTCTCGGCCAGTTCGACAACCCCTCGAATCCCAGGATCCACGAGGAGACGACCGCCCGCGAGATCTGGGAGGACACCGACGGCCAGGTCGACTACGTGATCTCGGGCGTCGGCACCGGCGGCACCATCACCGGCATCTACCGCGCCCTGCACCCTCTCAAGGCCGGCCTGCGCTACGTCGCCGTCGAGCCCTCCGAGAGCCCCGTCCTCGCGGGCGGAGCCTCCGGCACCCACAAGATCGCGGGCATCGGGGCGGGCTTCGTCCCCGGCGTCTTCGACCAGACCCTGCTTGCGGGCTTGCGCGATCGCTCGCTTGGCGAGATCATGGGGGTCTCCTCGGCGGATGCCATGGAAGTCGCTCGTCGCGTCTCGCGCGAGGAGGGCATCCTGGTCGGCATCTCGAGCGGGGCGGCCGTCGCGGCGGCGCTCGAGCTCGCTCGGCGCCCCGAGGCCGAAGGCAAGCTCATCGTCGTGGTCCTCCCCAGTTGCGGCGAGCGGTATCTCAGCACGCCGCTCTACAACTTCGAGGCCACCGGCGCAACGACAGGAAAGTAA